Proteins encoded within one genomic window of Panicum virgatum strain AP13 chromosome 1N, P.virgatum_v5, whole genome shotgun sequence:
- the LOC120654511 gene encoding uncharacterized protein LOC120654511 isoform X2, translating to MGYVLSAVARVLEQPTAWGAVWEMSLLAVPLWAAALLGLLLGWAWRPRWAAGLVATADGNAAAPAPAQPPFATLDFWKAQLPARLRAPLGYSETAVQQQEDEATAHGSPEMANEEMAVGKDDLVNLWRLVEGRDGGPSWIKMMEKSLPTMTYQAWRRDAQTGPPQYQSSTIFENATPEEVRDFFGDDEFRMSNKWDDMLIYHKTLEECHTTGTMKVHWVRKFPFFCSDREYIIARRIWNLGGAYYCVTKGIPCSSIPRRNKPRRVDLYYSSWCIRAVESKRGNGGLTACEILLFHHEDMGIPYEIAKLGIRQGMWGCVKKIEPGLRAYQEARAAGEPASKSALMARINTKVGDNFVRSLETNSDESEIVEAEEKPVRSNVARFLVLGGAVALACTLDQGLMTKAVIFGVARKFVGQRKTL from the exons ATGGGGTACGTGCTGTCGGCGGTGGCGAGGGTGCTGGAGCAGCCCACCGCGTGGGGGGCGGTCTGGGAGATGTCCCTCCTCGCGGTGCCCCTCTGGGCGGCGGCCCTCCTCGGTCTCCTGCTCGGTTGGGCCTGGCGCCCGCGCTGGGCCGCCGGCCTGGTCGCCACCGCTGACGGCAACGCCGctgcaccggcgccggcgcaacCGCCCTTTGCCACGCTCGACTTCTGGAAGGCCCAGCTCCCCGCCCGCCTCCGGGCGCCGCTTGGCTACTCCGAGACCGCcgtgcagcagcaggaggacgaggcaaCCGCGCATGG GTCGCCGGAGATGGCAAACGAGGAGATGGCTGTGGGGAAGGACGACCTGGTGAACCTATGGAGGCTGGTGGAGGGCAGGGACGGCGGCCCGTCCTGGATCAAGATGATGGAGAAGTCGCTGCCCACCATGACCTACCAGGCGTGGAGGAGGGATGCCCAG ACTGGACCTCCACAATATCAGAGTAGTACTATCTTTGAGAATGCAACTCCAGAGGAAGTGAGGGACTTCTTCGGGGACGATGAGTTCCGGATGTCCAACAAGTGGGATGATATGCTTATCTATCATAAGACGCTGGAGGAGTGCCACACAACCGGGACAATGAAAGTGCATTGGGTCCGGAAG TTCCCCTTCTTCTGCAGTGACAGAGAGTACATAATTGCTCGTCGGATATGGAACTTGGGGGGCGCCTACTATTGTGTCACAAAG GGTATACCATGCTCATCCATCCCACGCCGCAACAAACCTAGACGAGTTGACTTATATTATTCAAGCTGGTGCATCCGTGCAG TGGAATCAAAGAGAGGGAATGGAGGGTTGACAGCCTGTGAGATTCTCCTGTTTCACCATGAGGACATGGGTATCCCGTACGAGATTGCAAAGCTTGGGATTCGGCAGGGAATGTGGGGATGTGTAAAGAAAATTGAGCCTGGACTCCGGGCCTATCAGGAGGCCAGGGCTGCTGGGGAGCCAGCATCGAAGAGTGCCTTGATGGCCCGGATCAATACTAAGGTTGGCGACAACTTTGTTCGGTCACTGGAGACCAACAGCGATGAATCAGAAATTGTGGAAGCAGAAGAGAAACCTGTGAGAAGCAATGTGGCGAGGTTCCTCGTGCTTGGCGGGGCAGTCGCTCTGGCGTGCACCCTTGATCAAGGGCTCATGACGAAGGCTGTCATCTTTGGCGTTGCGCGGAAATTCGTGGGGCAGAGGAAGACATTGTAG
- the LOC120654511 gene encoding uncharacterized protein LOC120654511 isoform X1, protein MGYVLSAVARVLEQPTAWGAVWEMSLLAVPLWAAALLGLLLGWAWRPRWAAGLVATADGNAAAPAPAQPPFATLDFWKAQLPARLRAPLGYSETAVQQQEDEATAHGEPAFDGMVVLGRSPEMANEEMAVGKDDLVNLWRLVEGRDGGPSWIKMMEKSLPTMTYQAWRRDAQTGPPQYQSSTIFENATPEEVRDFFGDDEFRMSNKWDDMLIYHKTLEECHTTGTMKVHWVRKFPFFCSDREYIIARRIWNLGGAYYCVTKGIPCSSIPRRNKPRRVDLYYSSWCIRAVESKRGNGGLTACEILLFHHEDMGIPYEIAKLGIRQGMWGCVKKIEPGLRAYQEARAAGEPASKSALMARINTKVGDNFVRSLETNSDESEIVEAEEKPVRSNVARFLVLGGAVALACTLDQGLMTKAVIFGVARKFVGQRKTL, encoded by the exons ATGGGGTACGTGCTGTCGGCGGTGGCGAGGGTGCTGGAGCAGCCCACCGCGTGGGGGGCGGTCTGGGAGATGTCCCTCCTCGCGGTGCCCCTCTGGGCGGCGGCCCTCCTCGGTCTCCTGCTCGGTTGGGCCTGGCGCCCGCGCTGGGCCGCCGGCCTGGTCGCCACCGCTGACGGCAACGCCGctgcaccggcgccggcgcaacCGCCCTTTGCCACGCTCGACTTCTGGAAGGCCCAGCTCCCCGCCCGCCTCCGGGCGCCGCTTGGCTACTCCGAGACCGCcgtgcagcagcaggaggacgaggcaaCCGCGCATGG GGAGCCCGCCTTTGACGGAATGGTGGTGCTTGGCAGGTCGCCGGAGATGGCAAACGAGGAGATGGCTGTGGGGAAGGACGACCTGGTGAACCTATGGAGGCTGGTGGAGGGCAGGGACGGCGGCCCGTCCTGGATCAAGATGATGGAGAAGTCGCTGCCCACCATGACCTACCAGGCGTGGAGGAGGGATGCCCAG ACTGGACCTCCACAATATCAGAGTAGTACTATCTTTGAGAATGCAACTCCAGAGGAAGTGAGGGACTTCTTCGGGGACGATGAGTTCCGGATGTCCAACAAGTGGGATGATATGCTTATCTATCATAAGACGCTGGAGGAGTGCCACACAACCGGGACAATGAAAGTGCATTGGGTCCGGAAG TTCCCCTTCTTCTGCAGTGACAGAGAGTACATAATTGCTCGTCGGATATGGAACTTGGGGGGCGCCTACTATTGTGTCACAAAG GGTATACCATGCTCATCCATCCCACGCCGCAACAAACCTAGACGAGTTGACTTATATTATTCAAGCTGGTGCATCCGTGCAG TGGAATCAAAGAGAGGGAATGGAGGGTTGACAGCCTGTGAGATTCTCCTGTTTCACCATGAGGACATGGGTATCCCGTACGAGATTGCAAAGCTTGGGATTCGGCAGGGAATGTGGGGATGTGTAAAGAAAATTGAGCCTGGACTCCGGGCCTATCAGGAGGCCAGGGCTGCTGGGGAGCCAGCATCGAAGAGTGCCTTGATGGCCCGGATCAATACTAAGGTTGGCGACAACTTTGTTCGGTCACTGGAGACCAACAGCGATGAATCAGAAATTGTGGAAGCAGAAGAGAAACCTGTGAGAAGCAATGTGGCGAGGTTCCTCGTGCTTGGCGGGGCAGTCGCTCTGGCGTGCACCCTTGATCAAGGGCTCATGACGAAGGCTGTCATCTTTGGCGTTGCGCGGAAATTCGTGGGGCAGAGGAAGACATTGTAG